Within the Candidatus Methylomirabilota bacterium genome, the region GTCGAACTCGGTGGTGCTCGTCAGCGGATTGGCGGCGGTCGCACAGGCCGAGACGACGACGGCAATCAGGCCAAGCTCAACCCAGGAGACGATCGACTTCGGCAGCGTTCTCATGGCTGAATCCTGCCAGATCGGCAGCAGCGCGTCAAATCACGACCCGGGCCGGCCCGCTGGGTGTTCACTCGAGGACACACTTGAAGGGAGGGTTGCCCTGAGGTAGACATAGGCCATGACGTCGGCCGAATACGAGCAGCTGGTCGAGCTTCTGACGCGCCAAGCCGCCGGCATGACGCGCCAGTTCGCCGGCGTGGACCGTCGATTCAACGAGATTGCGCTCGGAGTCACCACATTGCGACAGGAGGTGCTCGGCCACTTCGACGACGTCTACCGACGATTCGAGCGCCTCGAGCAGGAATATCAGGCGATCACCCAAGCGCTGCGCCGGATCGAGGGTCGGTAACGGCGGAGGTCCTTCTTGTCCGTCATGGTGCTGGCGGCTACAGGGCTACTGCGAGCGACCGCGGCCCGCGATGTCCCAGACGGCTTCGACCTTTGGGCCGCGCATGGCGTAGATGCGGTCGTAGAGGTTGATCGTGGGATCGCAGTGCGGCGGAAAGAATTCGATCAACTGGCCGAGGGCGGGCAGCCTCCCCTCCTCCGACACGGTGAGCCGGCCGTGCTCGTCGCCGGCCCAGGAGAACGTCACGCCCGGGCACTCGACGGCCTCGGGCACGAAGGGCTTGTCGGTGGAGAAGGCCTTGAGCCCGCCGTCCACCATGGCCATCTCGCGGGTCGGCACGCTGATCACCGTTGTCAGCACGGTCAGCGCCATCTCGAAGTCGTCGTAGTCGCCGCCGCCCTTGCCGCCGATCCTCCGGTAGTCGAGGTCCATCACACAGTAGGAGCCCGACTGCAGCTCCGTCAGTTCCTTGAGGTCGCAGTCGATGTTGAAGGTGCCCGAAGACCCGCCGCTGACGATCTCGACGGGCAGCCCGTTCTTCTCGAAGAGATCGCGCGTCTTCATCAGGCGGTTCATCCACCGGTGCGAGGTCTTGCGCCGGTTGGCGTAGCCCGGCACGTGGGCGCAGTGCCCCGCGTACCCCTGGAGCCCGCGCAGGTTGAGCGCGGTCTCGAGCGTGACCATGCGCGCGACGTGCACCGCGGGCTCGCCCGGCTGCACGCCGGTGCGGCGGCCGCCCACGTCCACGTCCACGAGGACGTTCAAAACCTTGCCGGCGCGCAACATGGAGAGCCCCAGCTCGCGCACGTTGTCCGGGTTGTCCACGACG harbors:
- a CDS encoding DSD1 family PLP-dependent enzyme — protein: MTRNEIPTPALLLDLDRFERNIAKMAASIAAAGKKLRPHSKTHKCPEIARRQIAAGAVGICCAKVGEAEVMAESGIRNILITTEVVGPEKIGRLLGVLERMPETLVVVDNPDNVRELGLSMLRAGKVLNVLVDVDVGGRRTGVQPGEPAVHVARMVTLETALNLRGLQGYAGHCAHVPGYANRRKTSHRWMNRLMKTRDLFEKNGLPVEIVSGGSSGTFNIDCDLKELTELQSGSYCVMDLDYRRIGGKGGGDYDDFEMALTVLTTVISVPTREMAMVDGGLKAFSTDKPFVPEAVECPGVTFSWAGDEHGRLTVSEEGRLPALGQLIEFFPPHCDPTINLYDRIYAMRGPKVEAVWDIAGRGRSQ